A stretch of the Archangium violaceum genome encodes the following:
- a CDS encoding universal stress protein produces MRRILVAVDSTEVAREAARMALDLGGRVNARVTLVHVLPPSIAEGETADFAAFERACEDYASGLLAEVRQLTGRSGPQTEVTVLHGEPAEAISKAAEAEDVDLVIVGTRARGALARTLLGSVADTLLRQCPKPLMVVPETPRKARTHEEEVEEAPTGALAPSTAGGPG; encoded by the coding sequence ATGAGGCGGATACTGGTGGCGGTCGACAGCACCGAGGTGGCGCGCGAGGCGGCGCGCATGGCGCTGGACCTCGGCGGGCGGGTGAACGCCCGGGTGACGCTGGTGCACGTGCTGCCGCCCTCGATCGCCGAGGGTGAGACGGCGGACTTCGCCGCCTTCGAGCGCGCCTGCGAGGACTACGCGAGCGGACTGCTGGCGGAGGTGCGCCAGCTCACCGGCCGCAGCGGGCCCCAGACGGAGGTGACGGTGCTCCACGGCGAGCCGGCGGAGGCCATCTCGAAGGCGGCCGAGGCGGAGGACGTGGACCTGGTCATCGTGGGCACGCGGGCGCGCGGGGCGCTGGCGCGCACGCTGCTGGGGAGCGTGGCGGACACGCTGCTGCGGCAATGCCCCAAGCCGCTGATGGTCGTGCCCGAGACGCCCAGGAAGGCGCGCACCCACGAGGAGGAGGTGGAGGAGGCACCCACCGGGGCGCTCGCGCCCTCGACGGCGGGAGGCCCGGGATGA
- a CDS encoding sigma 54-interacting transcriptional regulator encodes MQRKISDDHSTTAVQARGKEAHAARSVPTLTIVSHPQPQRIGERLLLEALATLGRTASVSRNEPDFSRPGSLLALPLGDPFISRKPVQFEPGVRGGVRLLVPEDGTQVHVAGRPVVGGLEFSPEELASGVPLVLAERVVVLLHLTRAPEVSLTGDLGMVGQGEGVRRVREEVSRVADLNVPVLIRGETGSGKELVARAIHQHSPRRAGPFISVNLGALPKELVSAELFGAQKGAYTGAAKDREGFFRAAHGGTLFLDEVGEAPPEVQVALLRVLETGEVFPVGSHAPVPVDVRLITATDANLEERIRQGVFKAPLLHRLAGFEIQVPPLRERREDIGPLFLHFARQELEATGELQRLSATDPRAEPWLPASLAVRLVRYAWPGNIRQLRNVTRQLIIGSRGLPGLRVDERLEQELDSAAAPIPGQVLATALPSRPAPASEEPDSADVRATRRKPSDVGEQELLEALRASSWDLKATADRLGIPRSSVYVLIEKSSLIRTAKDLSPEEITRCFHECQGDLDQMVRRLEVSKRALQRRVRELGLAEA; translated from the coding sequence ATGCAGCGCAAGATCTCCGACGACCACTCGACGACCGCCGTGCAAGCACGTGGCAAGGAAGCCCATGCCGCGCGCTCCGTGCCCACGCTGACCATCGTCTCGCACCCACAGCCCCAGCGCATCGGCGAGCGGCTGTTGCTCGAGGCGCTGGCCACCCTGGGCAGGACGGCGTCCGTGTCACGCAATGAGCCGGACTTCTCCCGCCCTGGCAGCCTCCTGGCGCTGCCCCTGGGGGACCCCTTCATCAGCCGCAAGCCCGTGCAGTTCGAGCCCGGAGTGCGCGGTGGCGTGCGGCTGCTCGTGCCCGAGGATGGCACGCAGGTTCACGTCGCCGGGCGCCCCGTCGTCGGGGGCCTGGAGTTCTCGCCCGAGGAGCTGGCCTCGGGCGTGCCGCTCGTGCTCGCCGAACGGGTGGTGGTGCTGCTCCACCTGACGCGCGCGCCCGAGGTGTCCCTCACAGGGGACCTGGGCATGGTGGGTCAGGGCGAGGGCGTGCGCCGCGTGCGCGAGGAGGTCTCCCGCGTGGCGGACCTGAACGTGCCGGTGCTCATCCGGGGCGAGACGGGCTCGGGCAAGGAGCTGGTGGCGCGCGCCATCCACCAGCACAGCCCCCGCCGCGCCGGCCCCTTCATCAGCGTCAACCTGGGTGCCCTTCCCAAGGAGCTGGTCTCCGCCGAGCTCTTCGGCGCGCAGAAGGGCGCGTATACGGGCGCCGCCAAGGACCGCGAGGGCTTCTTCCGCGCCGCCCACGGGGGCACGCTCTTCCTGGACGAGGTGGGCGAGGCTCCACCCGAGGTGCAGGTGGCGCTGCTGCGCGTGCTGGAGACGGGCGAGGTGTTCCCGGTGGGCAGCCATGCTCCGGTGCCCGTGGACGTACGGCTCATCACCGCCACGGACGCCAACCTGGAGGAGCGCATCCGTCAGGGCGTCTTCAAGGCGCCACTGCTGCACCGGCTGGCGGGCTTCGAAATCCAGGTGCCGCCGCTGCGCGAGCGCCGCGAGGACATCGGTCCGCTCTTCCTGCACTTCGCCCGTCAGGAGCTGGAGGCCACGGGGGAGCTGCAGCGGCTGTCGGCCACGGACCCTCGCGCCGAGCCGTGGCTGCCCGCCTCGCTCGCCGTCCGCCTGGTGCGCTACGCGTGGCCCGGCAACATCCGCCAGCTGCGCAACGTCACCCGCCAGCTCATCATCGGCAGCCGTGGCCTGCCCGGCCTGCGCGTCGATGAGCGGCTCGAGCAGGAGCTGGACTCCGCCGCCGCTCCCATCCCCGGGCAGGTCCTCGCCACCGCGCTCCCCTCCCGGCCGGCTCCCGCCTCCGAGGAGCCGGACTCCGCCGATGTCCGAGCCACCCGGCGCAAGCCCTCCGATGTCGGGGAGCAGGAGTTGCTGGAGGCCCTGCGCGCCAGCTCGTGGGATCTCAAGGCGACCGCGGACCGGTTGGGCATTCCCCGCTCCTCCGTCTACGTGCTCATCGAGAAGAGCTCCCTCATCCGCACCGCCAAGGACCTGAGCCCGGAGGAGATCACCCGCTGCTTCCACGAGTGCCAGGGAGACCTGGATCAGATGGTGCGGCGGCTCGAGGTCTCCAAGCGCGCGCTCCAGCGCCGCGTGCGTGAGCTGGGCCTCGCGGAGGCCTGA
- a CDS encoding universal stress protein yields MARILIAVDGSPASLRALEFGASLAAKLGVGAVLLYVMQQVVLPMGGGGPGTLSELQDSLQTEGTRLLASLADEVRSHGVEVETELGMGTPALVIHDRSEAPDIQMVVMGSRGHGAMARLLLGSVATQVVHASGKPVVVVR; encoded by the coding sequence ATGGCTCGCATCCTCATCGCGGTCGATGGCTCCCCCGCGTCCCTGCGCGCCCTGGAGTTCGGGGCCTCGTTGGCGGCGAAGCTCGGGGTGGGGGCCGTCCTGTTGTACGTCATGCAGCAGGTGGTGCTCCCGATGGGCGGCGGCGGCCCGGGGACGCTCTCCGAGTTGCAGGACTCCCTCCAGACCGAGGGCACCCGGCTCCTGGCGTCCCTGGCGGACGAGGTGCGCTCCCACGGCGTGGAGGTGGAGACGGAACTGGGCATGGGAACGCCGGCGCTCGTCATCCATGACCGCTCGGAGGCTCCGGACATCCAGATGGTGGTGATGGGGAGCCGGGGACACGGAGCGATGGCACGGCTGCTGCTCGGCAGCGTGGCCACCCAGGTGGTGCACGCGAGCGGCAAACCCGTGGTGGTGGTGCGATGA